From Balneola sp. MJW-20:
ATTTATACCGGCATCCAATCAGAAATTATATACTCTTGGGGCCGTTTTGCACTACCTGGGTAAAGATTTCAGGTATGAGACCGTTCTGAAAAGTCCGGGTTTCCAGGAAGGGGATACCTGGAAGGGAGATATTATCATCAGGGGAAGTGGTGATCCCAGTATCAGCGGGTTTCTGTATGAAGAGAATCGTTACTATGTATTCGAATCCTGGTACCAGCAGTTAAAGGAACAAGGGATCAACAGAATAGAAGGCGACCTTATCGGAGATATCTCTTACTTTGATGATCAGAATTATCCGGTAGGATGGGACTGGTATGATCTCTCTTTTTACTATGGGGTTGAGATCGCACCCCTATCTTTCAATAACAATACGGTAGACCTGGAAGTATTTGCTGAAGGGGATGTAGGAGCCAGGCCGGTCATAAGATGGTTCCCGGACAGTACCGATTACGTAGATTTCATTAATGAGCAGTTGATCCTTCCGGAAAACCGGGAATATGATGAATATTACAGAAGAGACCCCGGAACAAACCGGATCATATTAAGAAGTGGCCTTCCACGGGGATACTATGAAACCGAGTCACTGTCTGTTCATGATGCCGGTACCTACTTTGTAGATTCTTTCAAAGATTTCATCAGAAAAAAGGGGATCGAGTGGATCGGAAACCGGCGAACGGAAAAGTATGCAGAATCCCGAGGAAACTATAAAACTCTTGCCCGGCACCTTTCCAGACCGATGTCTGACCTCCTGACCTGGGCGAATAAGGAAAGTGATAATTTCTACACCGAAATGTTTTTGAAGACCCTTCATGCAGAGCTGAGCGGAGAGCCGGGAAGCTTTGAAGGGGGAATTGAGCTGGTGAAAGCATTTCTGGCTGAAACAGCTACCGATACCAGCTATGTGATCATGAGGGACGGGTCCGGTCTTGCCTATGGTAACTTTACGACAACGTCTAACTTGTCCCATTATCTTAGTGAGATCCGTAACAGAGAATATTATGACACTCTTTATGAGTCACTTCCGGTAGCAGGAATTGACGGAACCATAGCTTACAGAATGAAGGACACCCCCTTGTACCGTAACTTCCGAGGAAAGACCGGTTATATGAGCGGAGTACGTGCACTATCCGGTTATTTGACCACCAAAAAAGGAAAAGACATTATTGTAAGTATAGCTACTAATAATTTTGCCGGGAAAGTAAAGCCTGTGGATCAAACGCATGAGCAAATTTTGCTTTATCTTTATGAAAACTATTAAGCGGAGAAGCTGATCTTATGTCTGAAGGTAAAGCTCACATACTTGTTACGGATGACGAAAAAGCGATCCGAAATACGTTAAAAGAGATCCTCGAATTTGAGGATTACCGGGTAAGTCTTGCTGAAAGCGGAGATGAAGCTCTAGAGTTTTTATCTAGCCGGAATAATGAGATCGACCTGATCCTGATGGATATCAAAATGCAGGGGATCGACGGGATACAGACGCTGAATGAGATCCGTAAAAAAGGCATAGAATGTCCTGTGATCATGATTTCCGGGCATGGTAATATTGAAATTGCCGTTGAGGCCACCAAGAAAGGGGCATATGATTTTATTGAAAAACCGCCGGATCTGAATC
This genomic window contains:
- the dacB gene encoding D-alanyl-D-alanine carboxypeptidase/D-alanyl-D-alanine-endopeptidase, with protein sequence MIRSIASFLCFITAITSTVVHAQDLNDVIESSNNTEAFWSVTVRDAEGEILFERNSDKLFIPASNQKLYTLGAVLHYLGKDFRYETVLKSPGFQEGDTWKGDIIIRGSGDPSISGFLYEENRYYVFESWYQQLKEQGINRIEGDLIGDISYFDDQNYPVGWDWYDLSFYYGVEIAPLSFNNNTVDLEVFAEGDVGARPVIRWFPDSTDYVDFINEQLILPENREYDEYYRRDPGTNRIILRSGLPRGYYETESLSVHDAGTYFVDSFKDFIRKKGIEWIGNRRTEKYAESRGNYKTLARHLSRPMSDLLTWANKESDNFYTEMFLKTLHAELSGEPGSFEGGIELVKAFLAETATDTSYVIMRDGSGLAYGNFTTTSNLSHYLSEIRNREYYDTLYESLPVAGIDGTIAYRMKDTPLYRNFRGKTGYMSGVRALSGYLTTKKGKDIIVSIATNNFAGKVKPVDQTHEQILLYLYENY